ACATTCTGAAACTCCACTAACCATAAACCCTCTATCATAAATAACACCTTTATTTAATATAAGTCATTATACAACAAATTTTAATTTAATATACTTTTTTCAAATAAAGATGTTAGTATCATACTAATAAAAGTGGACGTAGTCTTTTGTGTATTTAAAAATGTAGCAAAAAAAAGGAATTCCTAAATGATTGAAATCATAGAATATAATAAAGAACTTTTTTTTCTAAACATCAAGTTTAATGACAAAAAATATGATATAAAAGGTCTAACATCAATTAAAAAACTTTTCATTAAAGAGTCATATATAGATATTAAAAAAGTTAGAGTATATAATGAAGATAGAACGAGATTAACACCTACAGAAGTAACTGCTTTACAATTTCTCATCTATATGGATAACACACATGATGAAGCATATGATATTATAATTAAGCCATATTTAGCACATTGGATTTAACATTATATATCTTAAATTTTTGTGCCCAAACTGTGCCTAAGAATGACTAATTATAAAGAAGATGTAAGATTTTGATAGAGCTACAAAGTCCTTGTTTATAGTCTTTTGTAGTTTTTATTATGTTGATTTAGAATTTCCAGTATCCGGAGCCATACTTCTTATAACCCATTATACACGGACTCTCCAACTGATTTATTTACTTACTGTGTCCATATTGTGTCCACTATATTTCACCTAAAAAAGCTCTTTTAATATTCTCTCTTTTTCTGTATTTATCGTACATTTGCAGAGTCATTCGCCAATTCAAGTAGTAAGTGCAACACCTAGTTAAAATAAAAGAAAAAATTATCATCCCCTGAAAACGGCACTTTAGCAGTTGTTTTTGGAATACGCATAGACAAAAACACATATTTGTTGACATATTGTTTATTATTCAGATAGAATGTCGGCAATGAAAGATGATTTCAGTTACATCTTTAGATTGCTTTATATTGATGACTCCTAGTTAACAGTAAAATTCACCTAAAAAGAAACTTTATATTAGATTTTCAACCACCATAGAAATATGGTGTATTAAAACACAAAGGATTTACAATGGCAGCATTAGTAGATGGTACAGTTAAATGGTTCAATAGTGACAAAGGTTTCGGATTTATAGAGCAAGCAAATGGTGGTAAAGATGTATTCGTACACTTCCGTCAAATTAACAACACTGGTCACGGTCGTGTTTCACTAAACGAAGGTCAACAAGTTACTTTCGAAATTGGTGAAGGCGAAAAAGGCCCTCAAGCAGAAAACGTTACAGGTCTGTAATCTTTCTTCTTTGAGCGGTTTTTCCGCTCAAAACAACATAAACATCACTTCTTAAAACCCCTAAAAAAATCAACTTTAAAACTACTTTTTTTTTATATGAAATAATTTAGCATATTAAGCTACAATTTTATTTTACTAAAGGAAATAATAATGAAAACAACAAAACATGCTCTTTTTTTATCTCTATTTTTTCTATATTCTGTTGGTTTACACGCACAATCAGATTCACAAAACGTAGAATACTTAGGTTTATTTACTCCAGAACAAACAACCTTTATAGTCGGTAGTGGTGCTAATGCTCTTGAAATAAAAAGAACAATGACATCCTGCGGAAAGAACAAAGGGTTTTTTCAACCATATGTTCCAGCTAAGGGTATAAACCCCGTTACTGAAGCAGAGATGTTAAATGCGCTAAATGACAAAGAAGCGGTTATTGTCGATATGCGTATGGAAAATTGGTATGAAGATGAAACTATACCAACAGCTATCAACATACCTTATTCGGAGATAGAAGTTCGACTAGATGAATTAGGATGTAAGCAAAAAGGGGATAATTGGGACTGCTCCAAAGCTATGAAAGTATATGGTTTTTGCAATGGCCCGGTATGTGCACAATCGCCTACTGGAATGAGGGCTATGATTAGAAATGGTTTCCCTGCGGAAAAAATTTATTATTACCGTGGAGGGATGCTTGACTGGGCCGCACTTGGATTAACTACAGTTAAAGGTAAATTTTAACTAAGTTACTTAGGAAACTTTGCCGGATGAGTATAAACCCAGTCCATATTTTCAACAGGGGTATGACATGATATGCACACTTGCATCCCTTTTTCAAAAGGTTTCTGTTCCAACCCAACCCATCTCGCCCAGCCCCAACCATAACTTTCTTTAAATTTTTCAGAATTCTTAAACATAAACTCTGCGTGTACAAATTCATCTGGCACAGTTGCGCTCTTCCAATCTTTGAGCTCAGTATCTTTCCATACAACTTTTCCAAGAATCGCACCATTTGGCCATGGATTTGTTTTACCGCTTCTTGCAGCTTCAACTGCAATGTTGTTGCCTAAAATTACACGAGAAGTATTATTGTCAGTCCTGTGAGACACAGCTATAGTTGACCAGTTTTGCCAACCCATTGGATAGTCAATTCCATGTGATGAAGCTACTTTTTTGTCTGTAGCATAACTGTTTGTTGCAACTGCAATAAGTATTATAGAAATAAATTTGGATGATACCTTCATTGTTTACCTTTTTTTGTGATTAAATCAATTTATTACTTTTGAGAATCTTTATTAAAGAATCGGCTATCATCTCGTAGCCCTTTTCATTTGGATGTATGTTATCACTTTTCAAAGATGCTTTTGATTCAATGTAAGAGATCATATTCTCTTCATACATAACACCTGTTTGTTCAGCTACATCATTATACACTGAAAGTGTTTTAAATCCTAGCAGACCAAAGTCAGCTACTCCAACCAATAAAACCTCAGAACCACTCTCTTTAATAAGATTTATCATTTTCAGTAGATTCATCTTAAGTTGCTCATGTGAACGTTTTCGTAAAATATCATTACCTCCATGACAAAGAATCACTAAATTAGGTTTTAGCTTTAAAAGAGAAGGGAGGCGAAGTAAACCCTCTGACGACTCTTCGCCGGAAACACCGGCATTTATTACATGTAAGCCTGTTTTATTCTCTAATTGCGATGGGTAACTGAACTTTTTATCCACACCATAACCATATGTGAGGCTGTCTCCAAATGCAATGACAACAGCATCATCTTTTAATGTCTGATAAGATATGTTATTTGCACTCTCTTTAAAAACTATTGATATTGATAAAGAAATTAGAATTACTAAGGTTGCAAGAAATTTAATTTTACTCATTTTTATAATAGTTTAACTCCTAAACTATAAACATCCATTTTGCAATGATAACTATAAAAAATCCTAAGACTAAAACTAGTTTATGAAAGTGCTTCTGCATAAAAGCAGGTTTTTTTCGTCCTGTAAATTTTGTAAAAAGGTTATAAAGTACACCGGCGACAATAATTGACGCTAAAGCTATTTTAATAACAAACAGCTTTTGTAAGTCTGTCTCAAAAAAACCTGCATTCGAGTTTATGTATTTTGACATCATCATACCTCCCGTTAAAACAAGGAACAATAGGGTTATAGGAAATATTTTAAAACTTTTTGCACCTAATGTGTCGTTTATCCTTTTGTCTGTATCAGCTCTAAATTTATTTTTTAAAGCTGAAATAATTGCTACATCAGTGAATACATATCCTAAAAAAATAATTGCTAAAATCAGATGTATTATATTTGCGTATGGGTAGATTGCTTCCACGAAGACTCCTGAGTAAATTTAGAATGATTATACATCAATAGTATAAAGCTTATATAAGTATTTCACTCCATCCAAAAGAGTTAAATATAGATTTACATGTAGAGTCCAGCGGCGCTTTAATAGTTAAGAGTTCATTTGTGTACGGATGTTTTATTTTCAGCTCACTTGCATGAAGCAGAAGTCTATGACAATCATAGGTTTCTCGTATAAAAATGTTATGCTCGCCTCTTCCATACTTCGTATCTCCTAAAATATGATGAGAGATATGCTTCATGTGGCGGCGAAGCTGATGCTTTCTGCCTGTTTTAGGGAGAAGTTTTACAAGAGAGTAGCGAGTTTTGTCATATATGCCGACCGAAAACGGAACTTCAACAGTTGCTAATCTAATGTACTCTGTTTGTGCCTCTTGAGCTTCTTTATCTTTGTTGGCATTTTTATCTGCTATTTTGTCAAGTTTCTCCACTAAAGCGTGATCTATAAAACCGCTTTGTTCTGTATAGCCACGGACAACTGCTAAATAAGTTTTTTCAGTCTCTCTTTGTCTAAACTGCTCACTCATAAGTTTTGCACTCTCCTTATCAAGCGTAAAAAGCAAGACTCCGGAGGTTGGTTTGTCTAAACGGTGAACAGGATAGACATATTGACCTATCTGGTCACGAAGTTGCTGGATAGCAAATTCAGTCTCATGTCTGTCAATCGGAGAACGATGAACTAAAAGCCCTGATGGCTTGTTTATAGCCACCAAGTATTCATCTTTGTAAAGAATCTCTAACAAAATTTATTAATCACGCTTAGTTGTTTTTCTTTTTTTATTGGTTGTTTTTACAACTTTTGCAGTTTTTACTGATTTGGCAGTAACTTTTTGAGCAACTTTTTTAGTTGGTCTTTTTTTCTCTGCTTTTTTATGCTCACTCTTTAGCTTTATCTCATCTTCATCTTTTCTTCTTATTGTAGGGTCTGGCTCAAAACCCTCAACAGTCCCTTGAGGAATCTTTATCCCGATAAGTCTCTCTATCTCTTTTATATCATATTTCTCATAGATATCTATTAGTGATATTGCCTCACCGTCACGCCCCGCACGACCTGTACGCCCTACTCTGTGAATATAATCTTCAGGAACCGATGGCAGTTCGTAATTAATAACATAAGGTAGGTGTTCAATATCTAAACCACGTGAAGCGATATCAGTTGCCACAAGTACTTTAATATTCCCCTCTTTGAAATCGTTTAGTGTTTTAACGCGGTTAGCTTGTGTTTTGTCACCATGGATTACTCCGCACTTTAAGCCATCTTTTTTAAGCTCAAGAACAAGTTCATCCGCACTCGCTTTGGTTCTAGTAAATACTAAAACTTGTCTGAAATTTCTTGAACCAATTATATAAGCCAATAGTTCCGCTTTTCTCTCACGGTCTACTAGATAAACTTTTTGGTTAATCGTATCAACAGTTGAGTTCTTTTTAGATGCTTCTATAAATGCCGGTTTGGTTAAAAGAAGCTTTGATAGTTTTCTAACTTTTTCGCTATATGTTGCTGAAAAAAGAAGACTCTGATGTCTTTTTGGGAGCATTGGGTGTATTTTTCTTATCTCTTTTACAAACCCCATATCTAACATTCTATCTGCTTCATCTAGGACAAAAATTTCCACACCCTTAAGGCTTAATCCACCCTCTGCATGTTCGAGCATTCTCCCCGGAGTTGCTATAACAATGTCAACACCCTTTTTAAGGATTTTTTGCTGAGCCTCTATATCTTTTCCTCCAACTAAAAGAGCGATGCTAAGATCCATATACTTTGCAAAACTTTTCATATCTTCATGTATTTGAATTGATAGTTCACGAGTCGGAGATAGTATAACACCTCTTATCGCCCTATTTGCATCATTAGAGTTGGCACGAAGACGTTGAATCATCGGAAGCCCGAATGCAGCAGTTTTACCTGTTCCAGTCTGAGCTGTCGCGAACACATCGCTTTTAGCTAATACCAAAGGTATAGCTCTTGTTTGAACAGTAGTAGGATTTTTATAGCCTAAATCGTTTATCGCGCCAAGAAGTTGTTTCATAACGCCTAGTTTTTCGAATGACATGTATATCCCTCTTATTAAATCTCATAAAATATGAAATAGTCCATATTTTATTCAGCCACTAAAGCTTCACCTCTGGTGAGAGATTTTTATTTTTAATTAATGGAATTTTAACATATTATTAAAGATATAAGTTCTTTATAGATATAATCTTCGCACTTTTAAGAATGGCATGACTAATGATAAGAAAAACACTCAAAAACACAAGCAAAAGTGAAAAACTAAAATCTTTTATAAAAAAATACAAAATCCCTCAAGAATATCTATCTACAAATAGAAAAATGGTCTCAAGAGGTGTTTTTATCGGTCTATTTATAGCCTTTATTCCTATGCCTATGCAGATGTTAGCGGTAGTTGCATTGATGCCGTTTTTCCGATTTAATGTGGCTATTGGAATTGCTATGTGTTGGCTTAGTAACCCAATAACAATGCCTGCAATGTACTATATAGAATATATGACTGGGAGTTTTTTCTTAGGCATGGAAGTGGCACCTGTTGAGATGACATTAGATTGGTTTAGCTCAAACATAGGGAAAATTTTCATACCTCTGTATGTTGGAACAGCTTTTTACTCTATTGTTGGTTCAACTTTTGGATATTATCTTGTAAACTATTTTTGGAGATCTTCAGTAGAGAGAGACAAAAAACTTCATCGCAATGACAGAAAGTAACTAAGCTTTTACTTTTTTACTTTTTTCATTAAAATAAAACCAGGCAATAATCCCGACTAAGCTCATTGCCAAACTTAAGACCTGCCCAAAAGTTACAGCATTGCAACATACATAACCTATCTGAATATCAGGCGCTCTATAGATCTCCGCTATCGCTCTAAATATTCCATAACTGATGGCATATACTAAAATCAGCTCACCGCTGAATTTCTTGTAATTTCTGTACATGTAGACAACAACAAAGACACCGAAACCCTCTAAAATTGCTTCATAAAGTTGCGATGGATGACGAAGAATACCATCAACCATTATCCCCCATGGGACGTCTGTCTCACGCCCAATTAACTCTTGATTTAAAAAGTTTCCTATTCTACCAAAAACAAATGCGAGAGGAACACTAAGAGCTACTAAATCCATAATTTTGCCAAACTCTATCTTGTGCTTTTTAGAGTACATGTAAGTAGCTATCAAGAAACCCAAAACAGCGCCGTGATAACTCATGCCGCGGATACCAACAAATTCACCGTTTACAAAAGGGTTGAAGATTTGCCATGGATGAGAGAGATAATAAAAAGTTTGAGTATCATAAAAAAGTATGTAACCGAGTCTTGCACCGAGAATAACACCGATTTCTACATATAGAAAATAGTTATCTATCTCTTTACCTTTGAAATCTAGCTTATCTCTTTTAATGAAATATTTTCCAATATAAAGGGCACTAAGGAGTGCCAAAACATACATAATTCCATACCAGTGAACCGGTAAAGAAAATATAGTAAAAGCTACTGGATCAAAAGTGTCATATATATTGTTCCATGCTGTCATATATGGCTATTTTCTCAAAGCTTCAGCAATTAGTTCTATAGGGTTTTTAAAGACAGTTTGCACTCCGGCATAGCTCATAGATGAATTTATCTGCATTCTACATGCGCTGCACTCTGCACTGACAACATCAGCCTTAGTCTTTTCAATCATTGAGGCTTTTGGAATACCGGCAGCTTTTGCAAAATGAAACTTCTCACTCTGCATAGTTACACCCCCAAATCCACAACAAGCATTTGGATCACTCATCTCAACAATATTATAGTTTTTGCGTATTAGATTTCTAGGCTCTTGATGAATTCCCTGCATCTTTTTAGCGTGACAAGGGTCATGGTAAGTTACAATTTTTGTGCTTTTTTTCTTTGAAGCCAAAAGTTGCTCCAAATGTGTATGGTGCTGAAGCCACTCAGTAGCCATAAAAATTTTATCCCTTAAAGCTTTCGCTCTGGCTTTCCACTCCGGTTGGTCGTGAAAGTAGTGCTCATAGTCTATTTTTATCATAGCGCTACATGTAGCCTCTGGGATGATGATAGCCTCAACATCTTTAGAAAAACTCTCAAAATATTCAATGTTATACTTGGCATTATTATCTACAGTGTCAAAATCACCCGTGAAATAAGCCGGTGCCGAACAGCACTTTTGATCTTTTGCCAAAAATACATCAATCTCCAAATGTCCTAAAATCTCTAAAAGACCATTTCCAACCTCTTTGTAGTTGTAGTTACCCAAACACCCTATAAAAATAGCCACTTTTCTTTTTCCGCCATTATCTATATTCTCTTTATGGGAGTTTAGAAATGATGTTTTTGTTAAACTAGGAAGAAGTCTGTCTGTTTTTAACATTGGAAGATTAAAGCGAGAATTCATTGAGTTAATATCTGCTTTAATTTTAAATCCGCATGTCTGAAAAGTCCAGCCAAGTTTAAAAGCTATATCATTAAGCCAGCGGTGACGAAGAAGTAAAAAGAAAGCTTTTTTATACCAGGCTATTCCAAACTTTTTGCCTATGTCTGAACGTACTTGTTCTATAACCATATCCGTAGGGATAGATTTTGGACAGACATCAACACAGTTAGTACATAAAAAACAGCTCTCAAAGATACTTTTTACATTTTCATCTAACTCTAAATTTCCTCTTTGGTATGCACCAAGAAGGTCTAAAAAACCACGTGGGGAAGTAACCTCATCGGCATTTACATTGTGTATTGTACAAACCGGTATACACTTTCCACACTTTATACAATCATCCGTAGTATTAGCGTAATCAAAAATATCTTGTGCTGTTTTACTCAATTTTTATACCGTTTTAGAGAATGCTTTAGAGCTTGATGTATGTTTTTTCATATAAGCGTCAAACGGCATACAAATATTTCTAATGAGCAGAGTTCCTGTATGACTACACTCTATTTTGCTGTCATCCATAGTTAAAAGTTCGTCCTCTGCAAAAGGTTTAAGAGCCTCAATTGCATCTGAAAAATAAGTTTTAAATTCAACATCAAATTTTTCATTAAACCTATTTATATCAAGTTTAAAATTACTCATAAGTTCCATTATTACATATTGACGAATCAAATCATCTTCATTTAAAACAACACCACGCTCAAAAGGGAGTTTTCCAGCATCAATAGCCGCTTCATACTCTTTCATATCTTTAAAGTTTTGGTTGTAACTATCTATACCCTCACCAATGGAAGTTAGCCCTACACCAATTAAATCAGCTCCACCTTTTGTGGTATAACCTTGGAAGTTTCTATGAAGTTCACCTTTTTCTATAGCTTTAAATAGTTCGTCCTCAGGCTTAGCAAAGTGATCCATTCCAACCATTTTATAACCTTTTGAAGTTAAAAAATCGATTGTGTACTGCATAATCTGAAGCTTCTCATCAGGAAGAGGAAGAGTTGTTTCGTCTATCTTTCTCATAGTCTTTTTAAGCCAAGGAACGTGTGCGTAGTTAAATACTGCAAATCTATCTGGATCTAAGGTCAGTGAAA
The sequence above is drawn from the Candidatus Sulfurimonas baltica genome and encodes:
- a CDS encoding DUF2062 domain-containing protein; this encodes MIRKTLKNTSKSEKLKSFIKKYKIPQEYLSTNRKMVSRGVFIGLFIAFIPMPMQMLAVVALMPFFRFNVAIGIAMCWLSNPITMPAMYYIEYMTGSFFLGMEVAPVEMTLDWFSSNIGKIFIPLYVGTAFYSIVGSTFGYYLVNYFWRSSVERDKKLHRNDRK
- a CDS encoding (Fe-S)-binding protein, with the protein product MSKTAQDIFDYANTTDDCIKCGKCIPVCTIHNVNADEVTSPRGFLDLLGAYQRGNLELDENVKSIFESCFLCTNCVDVCPKSIPTDMVIEQVRSDIGKKFGIAWYKKAFFLLLRHRWLNDIAFKLGWTFQTCGFKIKADINSMNSRFNLPMLKTDRLLPSLTKTSFLNSHKENIDNGGKRKVAIFIGCLGNYNYKEVGNGLLEILGHLEIDVFLAKDQKCCSAPAYFTGDFDTVDNNAKYNIEYFESFSKDVEAIIIPEATCSAMIKIDYEHYFHDQPEWKARAKALRDKIFMATEWLQHHTHLEQLLASKKKSTKIVTYHDPCHAKKMQGIHQEPRNLIRKNYNIVEMSDPNACCGFGGVTMQSEKFHFAKAAGIPKASMIEKTKADVVSAECSACRMQINSSMSYAGVQTVFKNPIELIAEALRK
- a CDS encoding cytochrome P460 family protein — translated: MKVSSKFISIILIAVATNSYATDKKVASSHGIDYPMGWQNWSTIAVSHRTDNNTSRVILGNNIAVEAARSGKTNPWPNGAILGKVVWKDTELKDWKSATVPDEFVHAEFMFKNSEKFKESYGWGWARWVGLEQKPFEKGMQVCISCHTPVENMDWVYTHPAKFPK
- a CDS encoding cold-shock protein, with translation MAALVDGTVKWFNSDKGFGFIEQANGGKDVFVHFRQINNTGHGRVSLNEGQQVTFEIGEGEKGPQAENVTGL
- the hemN gene encoding oxygen-independent coproporphyrinogen III oxidase — translated: MLDFAKFTKYSKPGPRYTSYPTALEFSDAYGYDEYINKLESQDSSRPISLYFHLPFCRNACYFCGCNVVFTSREDKMTRYIDYLKRELKILSSHVDCNREVLQMHFGGGTPTFFSASQLKEIIQEIKKTFPNFRDDAEISCEIDPRHIDEDQMRVMHEEGFNRVSFGLQDFNEKVQTAVHRIQPYDMSKAAMDLARKYNMVSVNVDLIYGLPFQSLETFKETLALSLTLDPDRFAVFNYAHVPWLKKTMRKIDETTLPLPDEKLQIMQYTIDFLTSKGYKMVGMDHFAKPEDELFKAIEKGELHRNFQGYTTKGGADLIGVGLTSIGEGIDSYNQNFKDMKEYEAAIDAGKLPFERGVVLNEDDLIRQYVIMELMSNFKLDINRFNEKFDVEFKTYFSDAIEALKPFAEDELLTMDDSKIECSHTGTLLIRNICMPFDAYMKKHTSSSKAFSKTV
- the truC gene encoding tRNA pseudouridine(65) synthase TruC produces the protein MLEILYKDEYLVAINKPSGLLVHRSPIDRHETEFAIQQLRDQIGQYVYPVHRLDKPTSGVLLFTLDKESAKLMSEQFRQRETEKTYLAVVRGYTEQSGFIDHALVEKLDKIADKNANKDKEAQEAQTEYIRLATVEVPFSVGIYDKTRYSLVKLLPKTGRKHQLRRHMKHISHHILGDTKYGRGEHNIFIRETYDCHRLLLHASELKIKHPYTNELLTIKAPLDSTCKSIFNSFGWSEILI
- the lgt gene encoding prolipoprotein diacylglyceryl transferase codes for the protein MTAWNNIYDTFDPVAFTIFSLPVHWYGIMYVLALLSALYIGKYFIKRDKLDFKGKEIDNYFLYVEIGVILGARLGYILFYDTQTFYYLSHPWQIFNPFVNGEFVGIRGMSYHGAVLGFLIATYMYSKKHKIEFGKIMDLVALSVPLAFVFGRIGNFLNQELIGRETDVPWGIMVDGILRHPSQLYEAILEGFGVFVVVYMYRNYKKFSGELILVYAISYGIFRAIAEIYRAPDIQIGYVCCNAVTFGQVLSLAMSLVGIIAWFYFNEKSKKVKA
- a CDS encoding GDSL-type esterase/lipase family protein, translated to MSKIKFLATLVILISLSISIVFKESANNISYQTLKDDAVVIAFGDSLTYGYGVDKKFSYPSQLENKTGLHVINAGVSGEESSEGLLRLPSLLKLKPNLVILCHGGNDILRKRSHEQLKMNLLKMINLIKESGSEVLLVGVADFGLLGFKTLSVYNDVAEQTGVMYEENMISYIESKASLKSDNIHPNEKGYEMIADSLIKILKSNKLI
- a CDS encoding rhodanese-like domain-containing protein, which encodes MKTTKHALFLSLFFLYSVGLHAQSDSQNVEYLGLFTPEQTTFIVGSGANALEIKRTMTSCGKNKGFFQPYVPAKGINPVTEAEMLNALNDKEAVIVDMRMENWYEDETIPTAINIPYSEIEVRLDELGCKQKGDNWDCSKAMKVYGFCNGPVCAQSPTGMRAMIRNGFPAEKIYYYRGGMLDWAALGLTTVKGKF
- a CDS encoding DEAD/DEAH box helicase, which translates into the protein MSFEKLGVMKQLLGAINDLGYKNPTTVQTRAIPLVLAKSDVFATAQTGTGKTAAFGLPMIQRLRANSNDANRAIRGVILSPTRELSIQIHEDMKSFAKYMDLSIALLVGGKDIEAQQKILKKGVDIVIATPGRMLEHAEGGLSLKGVEIFVLDEADRMLDMGFVKEIRKIHPMLPKRHQSLLFSATYSEKVRKLSKLLLTKPAFIEASKKNSTVDTINQKVYLVDRERKAELLAYIIGSRNFRQVLVFTRTKASADELVLELKKDGLKCGVIHGDKTQANRVKTLNDFKEGNIKVLVATDIASRGLDIEHLPYVINYELPSVPEDYIHRVGRTGRAGRDGEAISLIDIYEKYDIKEIERLIGIKIPQGTVEGFEPDPTIRRKDEDEIKLKSEHKKAEKKRPTKKVAQKVTAKSVKTAKVVKTTNKKRKTTKRD